Proteins encoded in a region of the Acidobacteriota bacterium genome:
- a CDS encoding STAS domain-containing protein, producing MDLTTSKLRIDERQAGDVTVLDLTGEITLDDGDLAYRKKVHALLDAGSRKLLLNLAGVTKVDSAGVGMLVAKLKTVREKGGDIKLLNMTNRSARLFGVMKILLVFESFDDEATAVKSFAVSVL from the coding sequence GTGGATCTGACTACTTCAAAACTACGAATCGACGAGCGTCAAGCGGGCGACGTGACCGTCCTGGACCTGACCGGAGAAATCACGCTCGACGACGGAGACCTCGCGTACCGAAAGAAGGTCCACGCACTCCTCGACGCCGGCAGCCGAAAACTGCTGCTGAACCTCGCCGGCGTCACCAAAGTCGACAGTGCCGGCGTCGGCATGCTGGTAGCCAAGCTCAAGACGGTGCGCGAAAAGGGCGGCGACATCAAACTCCTGAACATGACCAACCGCAGCGCGAGGCTCTTCGGCGTGATGAAGATCCTCCTCGTCTTCGAATCGTTCGACGACGAGGCGACGGCCGTGAAGAGTTTTGCCGTCAGCGTACTGTAG
- a CDS encoding tryptophanase yields the protein MPPHTIIEPFRIKSVEAISFTTREEREARLREAGYNVFLLHAQDVLIDLLTDSGTGAMSSAQWGALMQGDESYAGSRSFYRFRDVVADLTGFTHIIPTHQGRAAERILFHTILKPGHIVPNNNHFDTTRANIEVEEAEAQDLVIAEGRIPSLVHPFKGNMDLAALERLLTEKGDRVPLVMITVTNNSGGGQPVSLENLRGVRALCDRFNKPLFLDACRFAENAWFIKTREAGQESRTPKAIAQEMFSLADGCTMSAKKDGLANIGGFLAMNNDAWAEAARNLLILTEGFPTYGGLAGYDLEAIARGLEEVVEEPYLHYRIRSTAYLGEKLTAAGVPIIQPPGGHAIYIDARAMLPHIPPLQYPGIACVNALYLEGGVRGVEIGTVMFGRHPDGTETPATMDLVRLAIPRRVYTQSHIDFVAETVAAVGERRAELPGYRMTHAPTVLRHFTARFEPVQASRRAP from the coding sequence ATGCCGCCGCACACCATCATCGAACCATTCCGGATCAAATCGGTTGAAGCCATATCGTTTACCACCCGCGAGGAGCGCGAAGCGCGCCTGCGTGAGGCCGGCTACAACGTCTTTCTGCTGCACGCCCAGGACGTACTGATTGACCTGCTGACCGACTCGGGCACCGGCGCCATGTCGTCGGCCCAGTGGGGCGCGCTGATGCAGGGCGATGAAAGTTACGCCGGCAGCCGTTCGTTCTACAGGTTCCGGGATGTGGTGGCCGACCTCACCGGCTTCACGCACATCATTCCCACCCACCAGGGCCGGGCGGCCGAACGCATCCTCTTTCACACCATCCTCAAGCCAGGCCACATCGTCCCCAACAACAACCACTTCGATACCACGCGCGCAAACATCGAAGTGGAAGAGGCGGAGGCGCAGGACCTGGTGATCGCCGAGGGCCGGATCCCGTCATTGGTGCATCCGTTCAAGGGCAACATGGATCTGGCGGCGCTCGAGCGCCTGTTGACTGAAAAGGGCGACCGCGTGCCGCTCGTCATGATTACGGTGACGAACAACTCCGGCGGTGGCCAGCCCGTCTCGCTCGAGAACCTGCGTGGTGTGCGCGCGCTGTGCGACCGGTTCAACAAGCCGCTGTTCCTGGACGCGTGCCGATTTGCCGAAAATGCGTGGTTTATCAAGACACGCGAGGCGGGCCAGGAGAGCCGCACGCCGAAGGCGATTGCGCAGGAGATGTTTTCGCTCGCTGATGGCTGCACCATGTCGGCGAAAAAGGACGGCCTGGCAAACATCGGCGGCTTCCTCGCGATGAACAACGATGCGTGGGCCGAGGCCGCACGCAACCTGTTGATTCTCACGGAGGGCTTCCCCACCTACGGCGGTCTTGCTGGCTACGATCTTGAAGCCATCGCCCGCGGGCTTGAAGAAGTGGTGGAGGAGCCGTACCTGCACTACCGCATTCGTTCGACGGCGTACCTCGGCGAGAAGCTGACAGCCGCAGGGGTGCCGATCATCCAGCCGCCGGGCGGTCACGCGATCTACATCGATGCACGCGCCATGCTGCCGCACATTCCGCCGTTGCAGTATCCGGGTATCGCGTGCGTCAATGCGTTGTATCTGGAAGGCGGCGTGCGCGGTGTCGAGATTGGTACCGTCATGTTCGGCCGACATCCCGACGGTACAGAGACGCCTGCCACGATGGACCTTGTGCGGCTGGCGATCCCTCGCCGCGTCTACACGCAATCACACATCGACTTCGTGGCTGAAACAGTGGCGGCTGTCGGCGAAAGGCGCGCTGAGCTGCCCGGTTACCGCATGACCCACGCGCCCACCGTGCTCAGGCACTTCACCGCCCGCTTCGAGCCCGTCCAGGCGTCTCGTAGGGCGCCCTGA
- a CDS encoding aminopeptidase P family protein — protein MPFFTVRRAAFAAVLLFTPVLTFADGQSRLAPNAAPQAERPFGTLRDQAVMQQAWLKQRLDTFVPALMRKHGIDLWVVPMREYNEDPIFSSIVAPETFAARRRTIYVLFDKCAATKAPVATACVERIALGGTSQGGVWEARTSTKPVAAAVGGRQAELWGDEQWQLLKTVIEERKPAVIGINRSTVFAFTDGLTSGELQGMTAALGATWASKFKDAEGLPLELIASRLPDEEVFFEKMTALVWQMTQTMFSEKVIVPGETRTSDLVWWWRQRVNDQGLGTWFQPSVSIQRQGGVTGDDPVIQRGDVLHCDVGITVARLNTDTQHNAYVLKVGETDAPAGLKKALANANVMQDISMSEIRPGRTGNEILKSVLEGMTAKGITGTMYSHPIGVHGHGAGALIGLWDYQDGVPGRGDAKIIPSMWYSIELQATTPVPEWGGQPVRMAQEEDMIIAADGKVRWALKRQDTLFLVK, from the coding sequence ATGCCGTTTTTTACCGTCCGCCGTGCAGCCTTCGCCGCAGTCCTGCTTTTTACGCCCGTTCTGACGTTCGCGGACGGGCAATCTCGCCTGGCGCCGAATGCCGCGCCTCAGGCGGAGCGGCCGTTCGGCACGCTGCGCGATCAGGCCGTGATGCAGCAGGCCTGGCTGAAGCAGCGCCTCGACACGTTTGTGCCGGCGCTGATGCGCAAACACGGCATCGACCTCTGGGTGGTGCCGATGCGCGAATACAACGAAGACCCGATCTTCTCGTCGATCGTCGCGCCCGAAACGTTCGCGGCCCGGCGCCGCACCATCTACGTGCTTTTCGACAAGTGCGCGGCGACAAAAGCGCCGGTCGCCACGGCCTGTGTGGAACGCATTGCCCTGGGTGGCACGTCACAAGGCGGGGTGTGGGAAGCGCGGACGTCCACCAAGCCCGTGGCGGCCGCTGTCGGGGGACGGCAAGCCGAACTCTGGGGTGATGAACAGTGGCAGTTGCTGAAGACCGTCATCGAAGAGCGCAAGCCGGCAGTCATCGGCATCAACCGCTCCACCGTGTTTGCGTTCACCGACGGTCTGACAAGCGGCGAACTGCAGGGCATGACCGCCGCGCTCGGCGCCACATGGGCGTCGAAGTTCAAGGACGCCGAAGGGCTGCCACTCGAGCTCATTGCATCTCGCTTGCCTGACGAGGAAGTGTTCTTCGAGAAGATGACGGCCCTCGTCTGGCAGATGACACAGACGATGTTCTCGGAAAAAGTGATTGTGCCTGGTGAGACACGCACCAGTGACCTGGTGTGGTGGTGGCGCCAGAGGGTGAACGACCAGGGTCTGGGCACGTGGTTCCAGCCAAGCGTCAGCATCCAGCGGCAGGGCGGTGTCACCGGCGACGACCCGGTCATCCAGCGAGGAGACGTGCTCCATTGCGACGTGGGCATCACCGTCGCTCGGCTCAACACCGACACACAACACAACGCCTATGTGTTGAAGGTGGGCGAGACCGACGCACCTGCCGGCCTGAAGAAGGCCCTCGCGAACGCGAACGTGATGCAGGACATCTCGATGTCCGAGATTCGACCCGGCCGCACGGGGAACGAAATTCTGAAGTCGGTGCTCGAGGGCATGACGGCGAAAGGCATCACCGGGACGATGTATTCACATCCGATTGGAGTGCATGGTCACGGCGCGGGTGCGCTGATCGGGCTGTGGGACTACCAGGACGGCGTGCCCGGTCGCGGTGACGCGAAGATCATTCCCTCGATGTGGTACTCGATCGAGTTGCAGGCCACAACGCCTGTGCCCGAGTGGGGCGGCCAGCCTGTGCGCATGGCGCAGGAAGAAGACATGATCATCGCCGCCGACGGCAAGGTGCGGTGGGCGCTCAAACGCCAGGACACCTTGTTCCTGGTGAAGTAA